A genomic segment from Salvelinus sp. IW2-2015 unplaced genomic scaffold, ASM291031v2 Un_scaffold1051, whole genome shotgun sequence encodes:
- the LOC111980548 gene encoding growth factor receptor-bound protein 2 isoform X2, with translation MGAEVEFFIKPGAQVLNEECDQNWYKAELNGKDGFIPKNYIEMKAHPWFFGKIPRAKAEEMLNKQRHDGAFLIRESESAPGDFSLSVKFGNDVQHFKVLRDGAGKYFLWVVKFNSLNELVDYHRSTSVSRNQQIFLRDIEQVTQXPTYVQALFDFDPQEDGELGFRRGDFIQVLDNSDPNWWKGGCHGLTGMFPRNYVTPVNRNM, from the exons GTATTAAATGAAGAGTGTGACCAGAACTGGTACAAAGCAGAGTTGAACGGGAAAGACGGCTTCATCCCCAAGAACTACATAGAGATGAAAGCACATCC GTGGTTCTTTGGCAAGATCCCCCGTGCCAAGGCAGAGGAGATGTTGAACAAACAGAGGCACGACGGGGCCTTCCTCATCCGAGAGAGTGAGAGTGCGCCAGGggacttctccctctctgtcaa GTTTGGAAATGACGTTCAGCACTTCAAAGTCCTGCGTGATGGGGCAGGAAAGTACTTCCTGTGGGTGGTAAAGTTCAACTCGCTCAACGAGCTGGTGGACTACCACCGATCCACCTCTGTATCCCGCAACCAGCAGATCTTCCTGCGTGACATTGAGCAGGTCACCCAG MATCCCACATATGTACAGGCGCTCTTTGACTTTGACCCCCAGGAGGATGGCGAGCTGGGCTTCCGACGCGGAGACTTCATCCAGGTCCTGGACAACTCTGACCCTAACTGGTGGAAGGGAGGATGCCACGGGCTGACGGGCATGTTCCCCCGCAACTATGTCACACCAGTCAACCGGAACATGTAA